One part of the Streptomyces nigra genome encodes these proteins:
- a CDS encoding polymorphic toxin-type HINT domain-containing protein, whose translation MFGHISHTRRRVARTTVPTVAAALLLALLPTQSLALPPVPSPSQDEAGRETVELERLKAEEPVPGQTVSRDLETLKAKVPRDLLQAPTGSTTPPSNLTGTVNFGATATPASAGTPRQAATTPVGNLPVSLGQAPDQPAPTGTWQVTIPDRTSPVSDGVDGAVLTVRAPETGAVPVNVRLDYGKFENLYGADWASRLRFVQFPECYLTAPDDEACQEYEELETTNDTASKSITATVDPAADGTVTPAAADSGPGAGAGVVQAAYNSATKVTPAAAGDTAVIGATDSGGGSGGSFKATSLASNGKWEVAGSSGAFTWAYPLDIPPAPAGPTPKVSFDYNSQSVDGRTAVSSPQASWIGEGWNYDAGYIERRYRSCQDDRKALDAGTANNTAKKDKTSDLCWVSYNAVMSFNGRTTELVRDASASSNPETDTERYRPQQDDGTRIEHKVGGANDDNNGEYWLVTTRDGTKYYYGLDEVGGGHADTNSVSTVPVFGNHPKEPCHADSFADSRCGAGKQQAWRWGLDKVVDVHGSTMVVNWKQETNYYAVYKKTKTPEQYDRHAYPVSIEYGMRSDLTKPSAKIEFNVAQRCLKSTTACDSANFAKTADPGAYRPWWDTPGNLNCKSTSKLCPRFPSFWTQLRLDSVTTKAARAGQTGLGLVDKYSLHQSFPEDWYDTAPGLWLNSITRTGYAPGDTTGTLQSKDGISFSAYTVGSTSELHTRLLDRQLPNLVLTGKSDQRPAFTRPRIGTVSTEHGGDIEVEYKGGCATEPSTDKGKSNSTCFPVRWSPDGDERTPAKAWFNKYVVHSVTERDKVTSKGEAVISTYSYFDPAWDKSDDEFTRPSLRTYREWKGYQKVSIRKGSKSTSEQGDVNSQSYVVTRYFRGVGGEVKDSTGTYVLLADDGPEFAGMQAEKITYRDSDGKVQRRALTFPTSKQTASRPRENEDGTAGEPLVAHRVGVKRTDDIQTADPSWRAVRTLTTYDDTYGLPQQVETSVVKPNGSGGETFSDRSCTTTTYVHNTSAWLIGLPKEQHSTGTSCADEATADPATQLKAALRNTYDDKSYGEAPSRGLVTTQAEIDGSGTSYSVAAKTTYDPLGRIRTVTRSGKGMEEIKYTPGDAGGPVTEVQSINAKGHTTTTAYEPGRGLALSTTDPNGRVQRMEYDALGRLVKGWSPSRSAAGQSPNVQISYQMAVATPDKSRPAAVTVQTLKDDGTYAQATTLYDGLLREVQKQTEAHGPGRIIVDTKYNDHGLLLEKTAGYLAKGEPSTELFAPRSKSLIPSWTRYRYDGMERQIRASVYHSGHYKYASYTSYSDTSTYVNPAGSTAPRIRTYQDALGRVTSVKHYSQEDSASPTGRTTTYDYDARGNRAKVTDPAGNAWSYVYDARGRVTSATDPDTGTAETWYDAADRPIRVKNARGQESFTEYDVLGRVLNVREGSASAAPTKEFTYDAATGGIGQPATSKRHTDSGDYENRVTGYDAEYRVTGSETVIPANSMTTGLSGTYSYAYTYTPTGRQHSVTLPAAGGLAREKVVTRYNSDGLPETTSGLAWYTSDATYSPFGELLRSVSAAQPYRVWTTNFIDPHTGSLQRTVTDRETSGEHRISDSYYSYDASGTITSNARRLTESTGSTWDTQCFTYDVMGELVHAWTSKVTPTGSGTGCKAANGATWGYRTDYAASTGPVADAPDEATDASSPDASLSSGLTATAPDAETVSTGATAYRQSFTFDWIGNRATMTEHDTADATKNVALTYGYGKSGSSGKIQPHTMAWASSNPSGKGGSFTYDASGNTTVRDLASTTQRLVWTPENKVDSITDDGKKTTYVYDAQGNRLLENSPSGSTLYLGETELTTDASGTLTRASRSYSQPGAPTVVRTTTNGATTGHKRTVLLADHLGTANTSVEVAAGQAVSRRAFKPYGEVRGIKPGTWPNKRSYLGTGIDDAATGLTHIGAREYDQNSGRFLSADPIIDMADPLQMNGYAYSNNSPVSKSDPTGLMLDVGHGSGARCTADCVRDVSDDERPAADWTLEGEVQQDVNGDGYISIFPTVHVDAKWKNATKYINAFYKQIDAVCSDYGRESCADTSIAHNAATVNVAKGGACLDAGRKCPAGLEYGLSAAMASGFMVAAEESGGRGGARLGRSPKSKGSSSCKCFLAGTDVLMADRSSKDIEDVEVGDEVLAADPKTGESGPRKVTRLIVTDDDKLFNELSVATADGIEKLTATHEHPFWSPSERRWVEARGLKKGSTLLTEEGETVVVTANRPFAKRARTYNLTVDDLHTYYVLAGETPVLVHNSNCGVSDLRVAVGKGAARDYQMSVAGMVEVRLRGGGEKIWADGVDGASILDAKYVSGKSSPFIPPGIKNAKVQGFIDADIANEMRRYAAVIGDSGNHYTNLRIVTNNSAAVPYFEGMMAKYGVPGSVSVVP comes from the coding sequence GTGTTCGGCCACATCTCGCACACTCGTCGCCGTGTCGCGCGCACCACCGTTCCCACGGTGGCCGCCGCGTTGTTGCTGGCGCTGCTGCCCACGCAGTCGCTGGCTTTGCCGCCCGTCCCGAGCCCGTCGCAAGACGAGGCGGGACGCGAGACGGTGGAGTTGGAACGGCTCAAGGCCGAGGAGCCTGTCCCGGGACAGACTGTCTCTCGTGATCTTGAGACTCTGAAGGCGAAGGTACCCAGGGATCTGCTCCAGGCTCCTACGGGCAGCACCACCCCGCCGTCCAACCTGACGGGTACGGTGAACTTCGGTGCCACTGCGACACCGGCCTCCGCCGGTACCCCCCGCCAGGCCGCCACAACTCCGGTCGGCAACCTGCCGGTCAGCCTCGGTCAGGCCCCCGATCAGCCGGCGCCCACGGGTACGTGGCAGGTGACCATTCCCGACCGAACGTCTCCCGTGAGCGACGGGGTTGACGGAGCCGTCCTGACGGTGCGTGCTCCGGAGACCGGCGCGGTCCCGGTCAACGTGAGACTCGACTACGGCAAGTTCGAGAACCTCTACGGAGCAGACTGGGCTTCCAGGCTCCGTTTCGTGCAATTCCCCGAGTGCTACCTGACGGCGCCGGACGACGAGGCGTGCCAGGAGTACGAAGAGCTGGAGACCACCAACGACACCGCGTCCAAGTCGATCACCGCAACGGTCGATCCGGCGGCCGACGGGACGGTCACCCCCGCCGCTGCCGACTCTGGGCCCGGTGCCGGCGCGGGCGTGGTCCAGGCTGCCTACAACTCCGCGACGAAGGTGACGCCGGCGGCGGCAGGGGACACCGCCGTGATCGGAGCCACGGACTCGGGCGGCGGCAGCGGCGGCTCCTTCAAGGCCACGTCCCTCGCGTCCAACGGCAAGTGGGAGGTTGCGGGATCATCCGGTGCGTTTACCTGGGCTTATCCGTTGGACATCCCACCGGCGCCTGCCGGACCCACACCCAAGGTGTCGTTCGACTACAACTCGCAGAGCGTGGACGGCCGCACCGCCGTCTCCTCGCCCCAGGCATCGTGGATCGGCGAGGGCTGGAACTACGACGCCGGCTACATAGAACGCCGCTACCGCAGCTGCCAGGACGACCGGAAGGCGCTCGACGCGGGCACTGCGAACAACACGGCCAAGAAGGACAAGACGTCCGACCTGTGCTGGGTGTCCTACAACGCCGTGATGTCCTTCAACGGCAGGACCACCGAGCTCGTCCGTGATGCCTCCGCGTCCAGCAACCCCGAGACCGACACGGAGCGGTACCGCCCTCAGCAGGATGACGGTACGCGCATCGAGCACAAGGTGGGCGGGGCCAACGACGACAACAACGGTGAGTACTGGCTCGTCACGACCCGGGACGGGACGAAGTACTACTACGGCCTGGACGAGGTCGGCGGGGGCCACGCCGACACCAATTCCGTGTCCACCGTGCCCGTCTTCGGCAACCATCCGAAGGAACCCTGCCACGCCGACAGCTTTGCCGACTCGCGTTGCGGTGCCGGAAAGCAGCAGGCCTGGCGGTGGGGCCTCGACAAGGTGGTGGACGTTCACGGCAGCACGATGGTCGTCAACTGGAAGCAGGAGACGAACTACTACGCCGTCTACAAGAAGACCAAGACGCCGGAGCAGTACGACCGGCATGCGTACCCGGTGTCCATCGAGTACGGCATGCGCAGCGATCTCACCAAGCCCTCGGCGAAGATCGAGTTCAATGTCGCCCAGCGCTGCCTGAAGTCCACGACCGCCTGTGACTCGGCCAACTTCGCGAAGACCGCGGACCCGGGCGCCTACAGGCCTTGGTGGGACACCCCCGGCAACCTCAACTGCAAGTCGACGTCCAAGCTATGCCCGCGATTCCCGTCATTTTGGACTCAGCTGCGTCTGGACTCGGTGACGACGAAGGCTGCCCGCGCGGGGCAGACGGGACTCGGGCTCGTCGACAAGTACTCGTTGCATCAGTCCTTCCCCGAGGACTGGTACGACACTGCGCCCGGCCTGTGGCTCAACTCCATCACCCGCACCGGCTACGCGCCCGGCGACACCACGGGCACGCTGCAGTCCAAGGACGGGATCAGCTTCTCCGCCTATACGGTCGGCTCCACCTCCGAGTTGCACACCAGGCTTCTGGACCGCCAACTGCCCAACCTGGTGCTCACGGGCAAGAGCGACCAACGACCCGCTTTCACCCGACCCCGTATCGGCACCGTCTCCACCGAGCATGGTGGTGACATCGAGGTCGAGTACAAGGGCGGCTGCGCGACCGAACCGTCAACGGACAAGGGAAAGAGCAACAGCACCTGCTTTCCCGTGCGATGGTCTCCCGACGGTGATGAGCGAACGCCCGCGAAGGCGTGGTTCAACAAGTACGTCGTCCACTCCGTGACCGAGCGGGACAAGGTCACCTCGAAGGGCGAAGCCGTCATCTCGACGTACTCCTACTTCGATCCCGCCTGGGACAAGAGCGACGACGAGTTCACACGCCCCTCGCTGCGAACGTATCGCGAATGGAAGGGTTACCAAAAAGTCTCCATCCGCAAGGGCAGCAAGAGCACGTCTGAACAGGGCGACGTGAACTCGCAGTCGTACGTCGTGACCCGCTATTTCCGAGGCGTCGGCGGCGAGGTGAAGGACAGCACCGGTACCTACGTCCTCCTGGCGGACGACGGCCCAGAGTTCGCGGGTATGCAGGCGGAGAAGATCACTTACCGCGATTCCGACGGCAAGGTGCAACGGCGCGCTCTGACCTTCCCGACCTCGAAGCAGACCGCTTCCCGGCCGCGTGAGAACGAGGACGGCACCGCGGGAGAACCCCTGGTCGCCCACCGCGTCGGAGTGAAGCGGACCGACGACATACAGACGGCCGATCCCAGCTGGCGCGCCGTGCGGACGCTGACCACCTACGACGACACGTACGGTCTGCCCCAGCAGGTGGAGACGTCTGTCGTCAAGCCCAATGGGAGTGGCGGAGAGACTTTCTCCGACCGCAGTTGCACCACCACGACATACGTCCACAACACCTCGGCATGGCTGATCGGCCTGCCCAAGGAGCAGCACAGCACCGGCACCTCCTGCGCCGACGAGGCAACAGCCGATCCGGCCACACAGCTCAAGGCAGCACTACGCAACACATACGACGACAAGTCCTACGGTGAGGCACCGTCCCGCGGCCTGGTGACCACACAGGCCGAGATCGACGGCAGCGGTACGTCGTACTCCGTCGCAGCCAAGACGACCTACGACCCACTGGGCCGCATCCGCACCGTCACCCGCTCCGGCAAGGGTATGGAGGAGATTAAGTACACCCCTGGTGACGCCGGCGGCCCGGTGACCGAGGTGCAGTCGATCAACGCCAAGGGGCACACCACCACCACGGCCTACGAACCGGGGCGTGGCCTCGCCCTGTCCACCACCGACCCCAACGGCCGCGTCCAGCGGATGGAGTACGACGCCCTCGGCCGCCTGGTGAAGGGCTGGTCGCCCTCGCGCTCCGCCGCCGGCCAGTCGCCGAACGTGCAGATCTCCTACCAGATGGCCGTCGCGACCCCTGACAAGAGCCGTCCGGCAGCCGTCACCGTCCAGACGCTGAAGGACGACGGTACGTACGCACAGGCGACAACGCTCTACGACGGCCTCCTGCGGGAAGTCCAGAAGCAGACCGAAGCCCATGGCCCGGGCCGGATCATCGTGGACACCAAGTACAACGACCACGGTCTCCTCCTGGAGAAGACCGCGGGATACCTGGCGAAGGGCGAACCGAGCACCGAGCTCTTCGCGCCCAGGTCGAAGTCCCTGATCCCCAGTTGGACCAGATACCGCTACGACGGCATGGAGCGCCAAATCCGTGCATCCGTCTACCACAGCGGCCACTACAAGTACGCGTCGTACACCAGCTACAGCGACACCAGTACGTACGTCAACCCGGCTGGATCCACGGCTCCCCGGATCCGGACCTACCAGGACGCCCTCGGACGAGTCACCTCCGTCAAGCATTACAGCCAGGAGGACAGCGCATCGCCCACGGGCCGCACCACGACATACGACTACGACGCACGCGGCAACCGGGCCAAGGTCACCGATCCGGCCGGCAACGCATGGTCGTACGTCTACGACGCACGAGGCCGCGTCACCTCGGCCACGGACCCTGACACCGGTACCGCGGAGACCTGGTACGACGCGGCGGACCGGCCCATCCGTGTGAAGAACGCCCGCGGCCAGGAGTCGTTCACCGAGTACGACGTCCTCGGCCGTGTGCTGAACGTCCGTGAAGGATCAGCTTCCGCCGCCCCGACCAAGGAGTTCACCTACGACGCGGCGACCGGTGGTATCGGACAACCCGCCACCAGCAAGCGCCACACCGACAGCGGCGACTACGAGAACCGAGTCACCGGCTATGACGCGGAGTACCGCGTCACCGGTAGTGAGACGGTCATCCCGGCCAACTCGATGACCACCGGTCTCTCCGGCACCTACTCCTACGCCTACACGTACACCCCGACCGGAAGGCAGCACTCGGTCACGCTGCCCGCCGCGGGCGGTCTGGCGCGCGAGAAGGTCGTCACGCGTTACAACAGCGATGGCCTGCCGGAGACGACGTCGGGCCTGGCCTGGTACACCTCGGACGCGACCTACTCGCCCTTCGGCGAGCTGCTGCGCTCCGTCTCCGCCGCCCAGCCGTACCGGGTCTGGACGACCAATTTCATCGACCCACACACAGGCAGCCTGCAGCGCACGGTCACCGACCGGGAAACGAGCGGCGAACACCGGATCAGCGACAGCTACTACTCCTACGACGCCTCCGGGACCATCACCTCCAATGCCCGCCGGCTGACGGAGTCCACCGGCTCGACCTGGGACACCCAGTGCTTCACCTACGACGTCATGGGCGAGTTGGTGCACGCCTGGACGTCCAAGGTCACACCGACCGGAAGTGGCACTGGATGCAAGGCCGCGAACGGCGCCACGTGGGGCTACCGCACCGATTACGCCGCTTCCACGGGGCCGGTCGCGGACGCGCCTGACGAGGCCACGGACGCGAGCAGCCCGGATGCTTCCTTGTCATCGGGGCTCACCGCGACGGCTCCGGATGCCGAGACGGTGTCCACGGGTGCCACGGCCTACCGCCAGTCGTTCACGTTCGACTGGATCGGCAACCGCGCGACGATGACCGAGCACGACACGGCGGACGCGACGAAGAACGTCGCGCTGACCTACGGCTACGGCAAATCGGGCTCGAGCGGCAAGATCCAGCCGCACACCATGGCCTGGGCCAGTTCCAATCCCTCGGGCAAGGGTGGTTCCTTCACCTACGACGCCTCGGGCAACACGACCGTCAGGGACCTGGCCAGCACGACGCAGCGCCTCGTGTGGACGCCCGAGAACAAGGTCGACTCGATCACGGACGACGGCAAGAAGACGACGTACGTCTACGACGCACAGGGCAATCGCCTTCTGGAGAACTCGCCCTCCGGGTCGACGCTGTACTTGGGCGAGACGGAGCTGACCACGGACGCGTCGGGGACGTTGACCCGTGCCTCCCGCTCCTACAGCCAGCCCGGCGCTCCCACCGTGGTCCGCACGACGACGAACGGCGCCACCACGGGCCACAAGCGCACTGTGCTGCTCGCCGACCACCTCGGCACGGCGAACACATCCGTGGAGGTGGCAGCCGGTCAGGCGGTTTCCCGCAGGGCCTTCAAGCCCTACGGCGAAGTACGCGGAATCAAGCCGGGCACCTGGCCCAACAAGCGTAGCTACCTGGGCACGGGTATCGACGACGCGGCCACCGGTCTGACGCACATCGGCGCGCGCGAGTACGACCAGAACTCGGGCCGCTTCCTCTCGGCCGACCCGATCATCGACATGGCAGACCCGCTCCAGATGAACGGGTACGCCTACAGCAACAACAGCCCGGTGAGCAAGAGCGACCCGACCGGGCTGATGCTGGACGTCGGTCATGGGAGCGGAGCCCGATGTACGGCTGACTGTGTTCGTGACGTCTCTGACGACGAACGTCCCGCGGCGGACTGGACGCTCGAGGGAGAAGTACAGCAGGACGTCAACGGGGACGGTTACATCTCGATTTTCCCCACCGTCCACGTCGACGCCAAGTGGAAGAACGCCACCAAGTACATCAACGCTTTCTATAAGCAGATTGACGCAGTTTGCAGCGACTACGGCCGTGAATCATGTGCCGATACGTCCATCGCGCATAACGCGGCGACGGTAAACGTTGCGAAGGGTGGTGCCTGCTTGGACGCGGGGAGGAAGTGCCCAGCAGGCCTCGAATATGGGCTGTCTGCCGCAATGGCATCTGGGTTTATGGTTGCCGCAGAAGAGAGCGGAGGGCGGGGCGGCGCCCGTCTCGGCCGGAGCCCTAAATCTAAGGGGTCCAGTTCCTGTAAGTGTTTCCTCGCCGGCACCGACGTTCTAATGGCTGATAGAAGCTCCAAGGATATCGAGGATGTAGAGGTCGGCGATGAAGTGCTGGCAGCGGACCCCAAGACCGGTGAAAGCGGTCCGCGCAAGGTAACTCGCCTGATCGTCACCGACGACGACAAACTCTTCAACGAGCTGTCCGTCGCAACAGCGGACGGCATCGAGAAGCTGACAGCCACGCACGAACACCCGTTCTGGTCCCCATCCGAGCGGCGCTGGGTTGAAGCGCGAGGCCTGAAGAAGGGCTCCACCCTCCTCACGGAGGAGGGCGAGACGGTCGTCGTCACGGCCAATCGGCCATTCGCCAAGCGCGCACGCACGTACAACCTTACGGTTGATGACCTGCACACGTACTATGTGCTGGCGGGCGAAACGCCGGTTCTCGTTCACAACAGCAACTGCGGTGTCAGTGATCTCAGGGTTGCTGTCGGCAAGGGAGCTGCCCGGGATTACCAAATGTCTGTCGCAGGCATGGTAGAAGTTCGACTGCGCGGCGGAGGTGAGAAGATTTGGGCTGATGGTGTCGATGGCGCCTCGATTCTTGACGCAAAGTACGTCAGTGGTAAGTCGAGTCCATTCATCCCGCCGGGAATTAAGAACGCTAAGGTGCAAGGATTCATTGATGCTGATATCGCCAATGAGATGCGGCGCTATGCAGCGGTGATCGGTGACAGTGGGAACCACTACACAAATCTTAGAATCGTCACGAACAACAGTGCTGCGGTGCCGTACTTCGAAGGGATGATGGCGAAGTATGGTGTCCCTGGGAGTGTTTCAGTGGTGCCGTGA